CCAGCCCGCTGATCTCCCCGACCACCGCGAGCCCGACCACCACCTCAACCCGCTTTTGTTCGGGATCGACGGCGCGTCGGAGCTCTCCGGGGCCGGCGCGAGCTACGTCCTCGCCCGTGCCCTGGAACCCCCCGGCGGCGACAACCGCGACCTCGCGGGGCTGGCGGTCGTCGGCGCGACCGGGGACATGCAGGCCACCGACGGCGGGCTCTCGGGTGCAAACCAGGGGATCGTCGAGGAGGGCGTCGCGGCCGACGTGGTCGAGGAGGCGACGGACCTGCTCGTCTACGGCCGCCAGACCCGACCGCTCCCCAAACTGCTCGAGTACGCAAACGACGTTCGGATCCCGGGGATCACGAACGATCAAGCCGGCGCCGTGGAGTTCCTCTCCGAGCTGGACCTGGAACTGAAGAAAGACGGCGAGTGGCGTCGGTGGGTGGACCTCACGATGGCGGAACGCCAGGCCGTGGTGAGCGGGCTCGTCAAGCGGGCGATCGCCTCTGGCGTCCCGGCGGATCGGATCGACGACCTGGTCGGCACTACCTACACCCTGAACCGCGAGGAGCCGGGCACGGAACTCAGAGACGTCAGCGAGTTCTCCACGCTCCTGAACGCGACCGCGCGGTACGAACGCGCGGACGTCGGCCTCGCGGTGTGTCTGGGTGACCGCAACGAGGCGCTCGACCGTGCGCGAACGCTCCTCCGGAACCACCGACGGAACCTCTCTGAGGGCATCGAGTGGGTCACGAGCGAGGGGACGACCGTCGAGAGCAACGTCCAGTGGTTCGACGCCGGCACGCGAATCCGGGAGACCATTGTCGGCATCGTGGCGGGGATGGCGGTCGGCACCTCCGATATCCGCGGCGACGTTCCGATCCTGGCGTTCGCCGAGAAGTCCGACGAGGAGGTGAAGGTCAGCGCCCGCGGAACGCACGCGCTGGTCCGATCCGGGCTTGACCTCTCGGCGGTGATGCGCGAGACCGCCCGCGCGGTCGGCGGCGACGGCGGCGGCCACGACGTCGCGGCCGGGGCGACCATCCCCACGGGGACCCGCGCCGAGTTCGTCGCCGAGGCCGACCGGATCATCGGCGAGCAACTGTCGGGCGACTGACCGCCCGGCGGGCGGCCGCCCGGGGCCACTTAAGCCTTCCGAACGGTCGACGCGGTTCAGAACTCCCGCGCCCACTCAAGCGCGCGATCCCGCGATTCGAACCCTTTCGTTTCCATCCCTTCGGCCTCGTTCTTGTTGCTGATCGCCAACCGACTCAACCCGTCCGCTACGTACGCTGTCGCGTCGATCCCGGTTTCCTCCGCCAGTTCGGTCCACTCCTCGTTGACGTGTGCGAGCGCCTCTCTGGGGAGGCTCCCGGCGTTCCCCACTTCGACGACCACAGCTGTCATCGACGGGTCGCTCGCAGTCTCCCTGAAGTGTTCCTCCCCCGGCTCCAACTCGCCCGATTCCAACGCTGCCGGCATATCTTCGACGCTCCAGACGCCGATGCCGTCGATCTCCTCGTACGTTACCTGCTCCGAGAGCTGCGTCCGTGCTCGGGACATACCGTTCCCTGGATGATAGCTGTTGAAAAGCTTGCCCTTGAGTATCAAAATAGATACTTCGGACGGATCGAGTGGATCCCGAATTACGCCGAAGACGGGTTACTGTTCCGAGGCTGTAGTCCGAGAGGCGAGCAGTATCCGATTCGATAACCCAAAACCATTCCGAAGGGACGGCTGTCCGGCTCCGGTGACGCCACCGGTCGAACTTTCATATACCAAAATAGGATTTATGACGGCGTGTCCGCCACGGTATCGACGCCGTGTGCGTCCCGCGCCCGCTGTGTCTCTTCCCGTCGACCGTTCGCGGTTCTGTGGCGCTCCCGAGTTTGGTTTCGGGGATCAACGGATCCCCCCTCGATTCACAACCGGCGGTGTCCGATGAGCGTAGCTGGCCCTATCGGGTAGTTTGAAAACCGCCACCGGTTCGACCCGGTACGCTCGCCGTCGCTCGATAGACGGGGAGCGTCTTTCGTGGTCAGGGAGTTTCGCTCCCTCAAACGACGGTCCTCGCCGCTCGTTCGCCCCTGCTCCCGGGCGCTTCGCGGCCGTTCGACGGGCTGAGGCGACGAGCCACCAGAAGAGCGGAGCTCCCCCGAGCCCACGGCGGCGGCACCGCCGTGGACTGCGAACCTGTTTTCACTTGCACAGTGCCACCTCGAAGCGGTATACATCCTATATTGATATACCGAATAGGGCCGGAACGAACTCGCTCCATCGTGTACGCTGGTGACGGAGGGTAAGCGCACCTGCAACATCCGACCCACCCTGCGGTAATTTTTGACATACTATCAAACCCCAACAATATTTATTACGAACCGCAACCAAATAACGGGTGGAACCGAGGTGATCAGCAATGGCACTCCCGACTGATCCCGCAAGTTCCTGGATGCAAGGGCTCGGATTCCCGTCCCGAATCTTCGACGACGCCGGTACCGACT
This genomic stretch from Halobellus ruber harbors:
- a CDS encoding single-stranded-DNA-specific exonuclease RecJ, yielding MSADTTTADGPVPELGERAAACAARLRDADSVLLASHIDADGLTSAAVAATALRRAEVPFETVFAKQLDDAEIERIAATDHETVLFTDFGSGQLDLIAPRAEAGAFTPVIVDHHQPADLPDHREPDHHLNPLLFGIDGASELSGAGASYVLARALEPPGGDNRDLAGLAVVGATGDMQATDGGLSGANQGIVEEGVAADVVEEATDLLVYGRQTRPLPKLLEYANDVRIPGITNDQAGAVEFLSELDLELKKDGEWRRWVDLTMAERQAVVSGLVKRAIASGVPADRIDDLVGTTYTLNREEPGTELRDVSEFSTLLNATARYERADVGLAVCLGDRNEALDRARTLLRNHRRNLSEGIEWVTSEGTTVESNVQWFDAGTRIRETIVGIVAGMAVGTSDIRGDVPILAFAEKSDEEVKVSARGTHALVRSGLDLSAVMRETARAVGGDGGGHDVAAGATIPTGTRAEFVAEADRIIGEQLSGD